In Dyadobacter sp. NIV53, a single window of DNA contains:
- the gldD gene encoding gliding motility lipoprotein GldD yields MPTNSFRFYTIHILCPLLILILFSCGKKEQNYVPRPKGYNRINLPQHAYQKLTEVHPYTFEYSKSARVLPDTFSTAQKDWLFIQYPQFEANIQLTYKPLNKDQNKLRDYINDSFKLAGKHQIRASSIQERRILTKSGRTVTIFKIEGDVPSPYQFYTTDSTKHFLRGAIYFPIATKNDSLAPVIDYVQADMLQLLNTLQWR; encoded by the coding sequence ATGCCAACGAATTCCTTCCGGTTTTATACAATTCATATTCTCTGTCCTCTTTTGATCCTGATACTTTTTTCGTGTGGAAAAAAAGAACAGAATTATGTTCCCAGACCAAAAGGATATAACCGTATTAATCTTCCACAGCATGCTTATCAGAAATTAACAGAAGTACATCCATATACTTTTGAATATTCTAAATCAGCGCGGGTGCTCCCTGATACTTTTTCGACGGCTCAAAAAGATTGGTTGTTTATTCAGTATCCACAGTTTGAGGCCAATATCCAGTTAACATACAAGCCTTTAAACAAGGATCAGAATAAATTAAGAGATTATATTAATGATTCTTTCAAACTGGCGGGGAAACATCAGATACGGGCTTCTTCTATTCAGGAAAGGCGTATTCTTACTAAAAGCGGGCGTACAGTAACAATATTCAAGATTGAGGGAGATGTACCAAGCCCCTACCAGTTTTACACGACAGATAGTACAAAACATTTTTTAAGAGGGGCCATATATTTCCCCATAGCCACAAAAAATGATTCCCTGGCACCTGTTATAGACTACGTCCAGGCTGACATGCTTCAATTGCTTAACACACTGCAATGGAGATAA
- the glmS gene encoding glutamine--fructose-6-phosphate transaminase (isomerizing), producing the protein MCGIVAYVGNRDAFPLIIKGLKRLEYRGYDSSGIALLEESQLKIYKKKGKVSELEDQHTGKDRKSTIGIGHTRWATHGEPNDVNAHPHYSNNRKLAIIHNGIIENYATIKQNLIKKGHVFLSDTDTEVLVHFIEDIQQETGNSLEDAVKLALREVVGAYAIVVMSVDHPGQLIAARKGSPLVIGVGENEFFFASDATPIIEYTKDVVYLDDYEVAMIRDGKLTIQNLDNTQTIPYIQKLEMELETIEKGGYEHFMLKEIFEQPRSIGDSMRGRVKADDAHLHLGGLSNYLDKLAEAKRIVIIGCGTSWHAGLVAEYLFEELARINVEVEYASEFRYRNPIIKEKDIVIAISQSGETADTLAAIELAKAKGATIFGVCNVVGSSIARATHAGAYTHAGPEIGVASTKAFTAQVTVLTQIAIAVAKRKGTISEEMYRQLLVELENIPAKVERVLENASTIKEIAYIFTYARNFLYLGRGLNFPVALEGALKLKEISYIHAEGYPAAEMKHGPIALIDEDMPVVFLATKDGSYEKIISNIQEVKARKGRVIAIVTEGDTLIPAMVDFVIEVPKTHEMLTPLLSVIPLQLLSYYIAVMRGRNVDQPRNLAKSVTVE; encoded by the coding sequence ATGTGCGGAATTGTTGCTTACGTTGGAAACCGGGACGCATTTCCTTTGATTATCAAAGGCCTGAAACGTTTGGAATACAGGGGATATGATAGCTCCGGTATTGCATTATTGGAAGAATCGCAATTAAAAATATACAAGAAAAAAGGGAAGGTTTCGGAACTGGAAGATCAGCATACCGGGAAAGACCGTAAATCGACTATCGGGATAGGGCATACAAGATGGGCGACACATGGAGAGCCCAATGACGTAAACGCACATCCACATTATTCCAATAACCGTAAGCTTGCCATTATTCACAACGGGATTATTGAGAACTACGCTACTATCAAGCAAAACCTGATAAAAAAAGGGCATGTGTTTCTGAGTGATACGGATACGGAAGTCCTGGTACATTTTATAGAAGATATCCAGCAGGAAACAGGAAATTCACTTGAAGACGCTGTAAAACTTGCATTGCGCGAAGTGGTAGGTGCATATGCCATTGTAGTCATGTCGGTAGATCATCCCGGACAATTAATAGCCGCACGCAAAGGAAGCCCTCTCGTTATTGGAGTGGGAGAGAACGAATTCTTTTTTGCTTCTGATGCTACACCCATCATTGAATATACAAAAGATGTGGTGTATCTGGATGATTATGAAGTAGCTATGATACGTGACGGTAAGTTAACGATCCAGAATCTGGATAACACACAAACGATCCCATATATCCAAAAACTTGAAATGGAGCTGGAAACCATTGAAAAAGGTGGTTATGAGCACTTCATGCTTAAGGAAATTTTTGAACAGCCACGTTCTATTGGCGATAGTATGCGTGGTCGGGTTAAGGCGGACGATGCACATCTGCATTTGGGTGGACTAAGTAATTACCTTGATAAACTGGCCGAAGCCAAACGAATTGTAATTATTGGCTGCGGAACTTCATGGCACGCCGGTCTGGTTGCAGAATATCTTTTTGAAGAATTGGCAAGAATTAATGTAGAAGTTGAATATGCTTCTGAATTTCGTTACAGAAATCCAATAATTAAGGAAAAGGATATTGTTATTGCTATTTCACAATCCGGCGAGACAGCAGATACACTGGCAGCAATAGAGCTGGCCAAGGCCAAAGGAGCAACGATATTTGGGGTTTGTAATGTGGTTGGTTCGTCGATTGCAAGGGCTACTCATGCGGGAGCATATACACATGCCGGACCGGAAATAGGAGTGGCAAGTACGAAGGCATTTACGGCACAGGTTACAGTACTTACACAAATTGCCATAGCAGTTGCCAAAAGAAAAGGAACGATTTCGGAGGAAATGTACCGTCAGCTGTTAGTAGAACTGGAAAATATTCCAGCTAAGGTAGAACGTGTCCTTGAAAATGCATCCACGATTAAAGAAATAGCATATATTTTTACATACGCCAGAAATTTCCTTTATCTGGGCAGAGGCCTGAATTTTCCGGTAGCACTGGAAGGTGCTCTTAAACTGAAAGAAATTTCATACATCCACGCAGAAGGCTATCCCGCTGCTGAAATGAAACACGGGCCGATTGCTTTAATCGACGAGGATATGCCAGTTGTATTTTTGGCAACTAAGGATGGTTCTTATGAAAAAATCATTTCAAATATTCAGGAAGTAAAAGCGAGAAAAGGGCGGGTTATTGCAATTGTTACCGAAGGAGATACACTCATTCCTGCCATGGTGGATTTTGTAATAGAAGTTCCGAAAACGCATGAAATGCTGACTCCTTTACTTTCTGTAATTCCATTGCAGTTACTATCCTATTATATTGCTGTAATGCGCGGAAGAAATGTTGATCAGCCAAGAAATCTTGCCAAATCTGTTACAGTTGAATAG
- a CDS encoding glycogen/starch synthase gives MEKLRILYVASEINPFLQTTDVADYVRRLPQAMQERGAEIRILVPRFGLINERKNRLHEVVRLSGINITVGDEEKPLIIKVASIPNAKLQVYFIDNDDYFHRKSVFVDKENNFYDDNDERAIFFCKGVLETVKKLGWAPDVVHCNDWMTALIPLYLKTTYRNDPMFKDTKSVFTVHNNAFDYKFDADLHNKAKALDVSDEALAHLRSADFEGFIKIGCAYADAVVKADDHCSDSLNQIFNDAPKRVELDEEDEKFSESYYNLYTDLMN, from the coding sequence ATGGAGAAACTACGAATTTTATATGTAGCCAGTGAAATAAACCCCTTCCTTCAAACCACAGATGTTGCCGATTACGTAAGAAGACTTCCTCAGGCAATGCAAGAGCGCGGCGCAGAAATTAGAATTCTGGTACCTCGTTTTGGTCTTATTAATGAGCGCAAAAACAGGCTTCATGAAGTAGTTCGACTGTCAGGAATAAATATTACCGTAGGAGATGAAGAAAAGCCTCTTATCATTAAAGTTGCTTCCATTCCAAATGCGAAGCTTCAGGTCTATTTTATAGATAATGATGATTATTTTCACCGTAAATCAGTATTCGTTGATAAAGAAAATAACTTTTACGATGATAATGATGAACGCGCAATTTTCTTCTGCAAAGGTGTTTTAGAAACGGTTAAAAAATTGGGATGGGCTCCTGATGTTGTTCACTGTAACGACTGGATGACAGCTTTGATTCCTTTGTATCTTAAGACTACCTATAGGAACGATCCTATGTTTAAGGATACGAAAAGTGTATTTACAGTTCATAACAACGCTTTTGATTATAAGTTTGATGCAGATTTGCACAATAAAGCAAAAGCTTTGGATGTGAGTGATGAAGCATTGGCTCATTTGCGTTCTGCTGATTTTGAGGGCTTTATTAAAATAGGATGTGCTTACGCAGATGCTGTTGTAAAAGCGGATGATCATTGCAGTGATAGCTTAAATCAGATTTTCAATGATGCACCTAAACGTGTTGAACTTGATGAAGAAGATGAAAAATTCTCAGAGTCGTATTACAATCTGTATACAGATTTGATGAACTAG
- the panD gene encoding aspartate 1-decarboxylase, with translation MQITLMKSKIHRVKVTQAELNYVGSITIDEDLMDAAGLIENEQVHIVNNNNGERFVTYVIKGERSSGMICLNGAAARKVQIGDIVIIIAYGSMSQEEAKSFKPMVVFPDHNNRLV, from the coding sequence ATGCAAATAACACTCATGAAATCGAAGATTCACCGTGTGAAGGTGACTCAGGCGGAACTGAATTATGTGGGAAGTATCACTATTGATGAAGATTTAATGGATGCTGCCGGCTTAATTGAGAATGAGCAGGTGCATATAGTTAACAATAATAATGGAGAGCGTTTTGTAACCTATGTCATTAAAGGCGAACGCAGTTCCGGCATGATCTGCCTGAATGGAGCTGCTGCCAGAAAAGTTCAGATCGGCGACATTGTTATCATAATTGCTTATGGCAGTATGTCTCAGGAAGAAGCCAAATCCTTCAAACCAATGGTGGTCTTTCCGGACCACAATAATAGGTTAGTGTGA
- a CDS encoding Gfo/Idh/MocA family protein, with the protein MSTENKPKDVTRRDFLQKTTAAAVGSFFIVPRHVLGKGFIAPSDKLNIAGIGVGGKGFSDTNNAWNKGAENLVALCDVDWGQAKKNFELHPTAKKYKDFRKMFDEMGKDIDAVTISTPDHMHAIIAMAAMQRGKHVYVQKPLTHDIYEARMLTEAAHKYKVVTQMGNQGASNPAQTQMKEWFNKGLIGNVHEAHVWTNRPVWPQGIPVPTGKFDVPADIDWELWVGSAEWVDYNPAWHPFKWRGWWNFGTGALGDMGCHLIDPAFRTLGLGYPTELECSAGSVFMKDWTPEYIPEGCPPSSRVQLKFPANKVNKSEVTLTWHDGGLRPFHPDLIPANDPLGEPDSSNGVLLIGEKGVMTCGTYGIDPKVYLKDGTKLEYKKDDFGNKYTVMPEYGHHVSWTDAIKAGFESKEHKALTSSFDYSGPLTETVIMGNLGIRSYNLRKAKADGKGFDYPGRKKLLWDGKSMKITNFDEANQFVKRTYRGDWKLS; encoded by the coding sequence ATGAGTACAGAAAATAAACCAAAAGATGTAACCCGCCGTGACTTTTTACAAAAAACCACGGCAGCGGCTGTTGGAAGTTTTTTCATTGTTCCACGTCATGTTTTAGGGAAAGGATTTATTGCCCCTAGTGATAAGCTGAATATTGCCGGAATCGGAGTAGGAGGTAAAGGATTTTCTGATACAAATAATGCGTGGAATAAGGGAGCTGAAAATCTGGTTGCGCTGTGCGATGTAGACTGGGGACAAGCCAAAAAGAACTTTGAGCTTCACCCGACTGCAAAAAAATATAAGGATTTCAGAAAGATGTTTGATGAAATGGGGAAAGATATTGACGCTGTTACTATTTCCACTCCGGATCATATGCATGCTATTATTGCGATGGCTGCTATGCAAAGAGGTAAACACGTTTATGTTCAAAAACCATTGACACACGATATTTATGAAGCAAGAATGCTGACAGAAGCGGCTCATAAATATAAAGTAGTTACTCAAATGGGAAATCAGGGCGCTTCCAATCCTGCCCAGACCCAAATGAAGGAGTGGTTTAATAAAGGGCTGATTGGAAATGTACATGAAGCACACGTCTGGACAAACCGCCCGGTATGGCCACAGGGAATTCCTGTTCCGACTGGCAAATTTGATGTTCCAGCTGATATAGACTGGGAACTTTGGGTAGGTTCTGCTGAGTGGGTTGATTATAATCCTGCTTGGCATCCGTTCAAATGGCGCGGCTGGTGGAACTTTGGAACAGGTGCATTGGGCGATATGGGATGCCACCTGATCGATCCTGCATTCCGTACATTAGGTCTTGGCTATCCAACAGAACTGGAATGCAGCGCAGGTTCTGTTTTCATGAAGGACTGGACACCTGAGTATATTCCGGAGGGTTGTCCGCCATCTTCACGTGTGCAATTAAAATTCCCGGCTAATAAGGTCAACAAATCGGAAGTAACCTTAACCTGGCATGATGGCGGTTTGCGTCCCTTCCACCCGGACCTGATTCCTGCAAATGATCCTCTTGGCGAGCCGGACAGCAGTAATGGTGTTCTTTTAATTGGAGAAAAAGGAGTAATGACTTGCGGAACATACGGAATTGATCCAAAAGTATACCTGAAAGATGGAACCAAGCTGGAATACAAAAAAGATGATTTTGGAAATAAATACACGGTGATGCCGGAATACGGGCACCATGTTTCATGGACTGATGCAATTAAAGCTGGTTTTGAAAGTAAAGAGCACAAGGCACTTACTTCATCGTTTGATTATTCAGGGCCATTAACAGAAACAGTAATTATGGGTAATCTGGGTATTCGCAGTTATAATTTGCGTAAAGCAAAAGCAGATGGTAAAGGATTCGATTATCCGGGACGTAAGAAATTGTTATGGGATGGTAAGAGTATGAAAATAACCAATTTCGATGAAGCGAACCAATTTGTAAAACGGACATACCGCGGAGACTGGAAATTGTCATAA
- the panC gene encoding pantoate--beta-alanine ligase, giving the protein MEVFTSIQSLRNFLHQQRTANKTIGLIPTMGALHDGHISLLNSSVVQNDISVYGIFVNPVQFTNQEDLVKYPRTLEADCALLEKAGCSAVFAPAVLEMYPAPPVLTMNFGTLETVMEGASRPGHFNGVGIVVARLFNLVQPDRAYFGQKDLQQVAVIRQLISDLAFPLELVVCPTIRETNGLAMSSRNQRLNDVEKASAALIYKIMTIAKNQLSDGLEVNEVKRSAQEQFAALPEFTLDYFEVVNINTLRPILKPESPGSMAICVAAFLGPVRLIDNIIF; this is encoded by the coding sequence ATGGAAGTATTTACTTCGATTCAAAGTCTCCGGAATTTCTTGCACCAACAACGTACCGCAAATAAGACAATCGGATTAATTCCTACTATGGGTGCTTTGCATGATGGGCATATTTCTCTCCTGAATTCTTCTGTGGTGCAAAACGACATTTCAGTCTATGGCATTTTTGTCAATCCAGTGCAATTTACCAATCAGGAAGATCTGGTCAAATATCCGCGAACTTTGGAAGCTGACTGCGCTTTGCTTGAAAAAGCAGGTTGTTCTGCGGTGTTTGCACCGGCAGTATTAGAAATGTATCCTGCACCTCCCGTACTGACCATGAATTTTGGCACACTGGAAACAGTGATGGAAGGAGCTTCAAGGCCGGGTCATTTTAACGGTGTAGGAATTGTGGTAGCACGTTTATTTAATCTTGTCCAACCAGACAGGGCGTATTTTGGTCAAAAAGATTTACAGCAGGTTGCAGTAATACGACAATTAATAAGCGACCTGGCATTTCCTCTGGAACTTGTTGTTTGTCCCACTATCCGGGAAACGAACGGACTGGCAATGTCATCCAGAAATCAGCGTCTGAATGACGTAGAAAAAGCGTCAGCCGCTCTTATTTATAAAATAATGACAATTGCCAAAAACCAATTGTCGGATGGATTGGAAGTAAATGAGGTGAAAAGATCCGCACAAGAGCAATTTGCAGCTTTACCCGAATTCACTCTGGACTATTTTGAAGTAGTTAATATAAATACGCTTCGGCCAATTTTGAAACCGGAATCACCTGGTTCAATGGCTATTTGCGTTGCTGCTTTTCTTGGTCCGGTAAGATTAATTGATAATATCATTTTTTAG
- a CDS encoding lysylphosphatidylglycerol synthase transmembrane domain-containing protein: protein MKSALRYIISLGLAGGLIWFVFKDIDLADMLERFERSDWRWIAISCVFLIMAHVIRAWRWSMLMEPLGYKPGLFNSAISVLTGYFANYIVPRMGEVTRCGTLYRLEKVPVNLSFGTVVAERIFDVLILLVLIGLNFILEFDRLSTFFTDFFQSKLAGGQSSGTGSGILLVILLAGILSIAFAGIYIFKNQALKDKLSQNALIQKIVTFAQGMLEGLLSIRKLKSPGLFIFSTIAIWVLYYLVSYVLFFCIPETSGLGPLAGLTLLVVGAIGMTAPTQGGIGAYHLLVGNVMILYGLSQKDGITLATFIHGTQMLFMLIIGALAFLYVLLQKDKDVSEPSKITVSQ from the coding sequence ATGAAAAGTGCATTACGTTATATTATATCGCTTGGATTAGCCGGTGGACTGATCTGGTTTGTCTTCAAGGATATTGATCTTGCTGACATGCTGGAAAGATTCGAACGCTCTGACTGGCGATGGATCGCAATTTCCTGTGTTTTTCTGATCATGGCGCATGTGATCCGTGCCTGGCGCTGGTCTATGCTGATGGAACCGCTGGGATATAAGCCTGGCTTATTTAATAGTGCGATATCTGTTTTAACGGGCTATTTTGCCAATTATATTGTTCCCCGTATGGGAGAAGTTACCAGATGCGGGACTTTATACCGTTTAGAAAAAGTACCTGTTAATCTTAGTTTTGGAACTGTTGTAGCTGAAAGAATTTTCGATGTGCTAATTCTGCTTGTGTTGATCGGATTGAATTTTATTTTAGAATTTGACCGGCTAAGTACATTTTTTACAGATTTTTTTCAAAGTAAATTAGCAGGTGGCCAAAGCAGCGGAACAGGCAGCGGGATATTGCTTGTAATTTTATTAGCCGGTATTCTTTCAATTGCTTTTGCAGGAATATATATATTTAAAAATCAGGCACTAAAAGATAAACTCAGCCAGAATGCACTCATTCAAAAAATAGTAACATTTGCTCAGGGAATGCTGGAAGGACTATTAAGTATCCGTAAATTAAAAAGTCCTGGTTTATTTATTTTTAGTACAATCGCAATCTGGGTACTTTATTATCTGGTATCATATGTACTTTTTTTCTGTATTCCGGAAACATCAGGATTAGGTCCGTTGGCTGGCCTTACATTGTTAGTAGTAGGTGCGATTGGCATGACTGCACCAACTCAGGGCGGTATTGGAGCTTATCATTTGCTGGTTGGCAATGTAATGATCCTGTATGGTTTATCCCAAAAAGATGGAATTACACTTGCTACCTTTATTCATGGTACACAAATGCTGTTTATGCTTATTATAGGCGCATTGGCATTTCTTTATGTGTTGCTTCAAAAAGATAAAGATGTTAGTGAACCAAGCAAAATAACGGTAAGCCAGTAA
- the rfaE2 gene encoding D-glycero-beta-D-manno-heptose 1-phosphate adenylyltransferase, with the protein MNATENKILRLEEATAQIADWQRAGQKVVFTNGCFDIVHLGHIDYLEKAHALGDRLILGLNTDASVSRLKGPLRPVVNEYARGRLMAALSFIDAVILFDEPTPTELIEALKPDILVKGDDYTVETIAGADFVLANGGEVKTIALVKGYSTTALIEKIKQGY; encoded by the coding sequence ATGAACGCAACTGAGAATAAAATTTTACGTCTGGAAGAAGCAACTGCACAAATTGCTGACTGGCAGCGTGCAGGCCAAAAAGTTGTTTTCACTAATGGGTGTTTTGATATCGTACATTTAGGCCACATTGATTACCTTGAAAAAGCACACGCGCTTGGCGATCGTCTGATACTTGGCCTTAATACCGACGCTTCCGTTAGCAGGCTCAAAGGACCGTTGCGTCCCGTTGTGAACGAATATGCAAGAGGGCGGCTAATGGCGGCACTTTCATTTATAGATGCTGTCATTTTGTTCGACGAACCTACTCCCACTGAGCTTATTGAAGCATTAAAACCTGACATTTTGGTAAAAGGTGACGATTATACAGTTGAAACCATCGCTGGCGCAGATTTTGTTCTTGCTAATGGAGGTGAGGTAAAAACAATAGCTCTTGTAAAAGGTTATTCTACAACTGCGCTGATAGAAAAAATAAAACAGGGCTATTGA
- a CDS encoding zinc metallopeptidase produces the protein MGGSYLIIILVMGISFYVQWRLKSKFEEYSQVGLSNGMSGKEIAETMLRESGIYDVRVLSVEGRLTDHYNPQDKTVNLSPDVYHGRSVAAAAIASHECGHAVQHATAYKWLQFRSQMVPFLSISSQYMQWIILGGVLLINTTAIPLTIGVALFALTTLFSFITLPVEYDASNRALAWIKSNRIVNEREYVMSADALKWAARTYLVAAIGSLATLLYYVSILMGRRN, from the coding sequence ATGGGTGGTTCATATTTGATTATTATCCTTGTCATGGGCATAAGCTTTTATGTTCAGTGGCGATTAAAAAGTAAGTTTGAGGAGTATTCTCAGGTTGGCCTGAGTAACGGAATGAGCGGTAAAGAGATTGCCGAAACCATGCTGAGAGAAAGCGGAATCTATGATGTAAGAGTTCTTTCAGTAGAAGGAAGGCTTACGGATCATTATAATCCTCAGGATAAAACAGTTAACCTAAGTCCTGATGTATATCATGGCAGGAGTGTAGCCGCGGCGGCCATTGCTTCTCACGAATGCGGTCACGCAGTTCAGCATGCTACGGCATACAAATGGCTGCAGTTCCGTTCACAAATGGTTCCTTTTCTGAGCATTTCGTCGCAGTATATGCAATGGATTATCCTGGGTGGAGTCCTTTTGATAAACACTACTGCCATACCCTTGACGATTGGCGTTGCATTATTCGCACTGACTACATTGTTTAGCTTTATTACGCTTCCTGTAGAATACGATGCAAGTAACAGGGCATTGGCATGGATCAAAAGCAACAGAATTGTGAATGAAAGAGAGTATGTAATGTCAGCCGATGCATTAAAATGGGCTGCACGTACTTATCTTGTAGCTGCCATTGGTTCTCTTGCAACGCTTCTTTATTACGTCAGTATTTTGATGGGCCGGAGAAACTAA
- a CDS encoding DUF5618 family protein, whose amino-acid sequence MNSILEARRYIENAKIILSDKARKDEGYYQDKKYIKMAGHTAYAGVLVALDALLSDKKKKTRKSVEWYQKELSNLDKKITRSFSDVYEILHLSMSYDGIQNAKVIAIGMQEAEKIINWSEQRLEKVP is encoded by the coding sequence ATGAATTCTATTTTAGAAGCTCGCCGCTACATAGAAAATGCGAAAATCATTTTGAGTGATAAAGCAAGAAAAGACGAAGGATATTATCAGGATAAAAAGTATATCAAAATGGCCGGGCATACCGCTTATGCAGGTGTCTTAGTTGCTTTGGATGCCTTACTTTCCGATAAAAAGAAAAAAACCAGAAAAAGTGTAGAGTGGTATCAAAAAGAGTTATCAAATCTTGACAAAAAAATCACAAGATCATTTTCTGATGTTTATGAAATACTTCATTTATCAATGAGCTATGACGGTATTCAAAATGCCAAAGTTATTGCCATTGGAATGCAGGAAGCAGAAAAAATTATAAATTGGTCTGAACAGCGATTGGAGAAAGTCCCCTGA
- a CDS encoding VCBS repeat-containing protein produces the protein MKPYLPIFIIIIFHQYAFCQTATFKGEVIDDKISIGYGVAAGDVDGDGKPDIVLADKKEIVWYKNPGEKGKSWIRYVIAKDLTEHDNVCIAVRDIDGDGKVEVAAGAQWNPSETKSTKQSGAVFYLNAPSDRTQLWEPTRLHHEVTIHRMQWVKKTEGAYQLIVLPLHGEGNSSGEGAGVKLIAFDIPENRKGLWGYELLETGMHMTHNFQPMEVSGRFLGLAVGGKEGVQVFLNGVDGWAPSGNWMVANNGIGEIRTGSLGNNQLFTATIEPMHGNSLVVYSKDGRTVLTEKMKEGHALVCADFFGQGRDQIVMGWRNPDVTGETGVRIFVGSDGEGKKWQEFTLDEKIKIATEDLTAADLDGDGDLDVIASGRATHNVVVYWNQRKN, from the coding sequence ATGAAACCTTATTTACCAATATTTATAATTATTATCTTCCATCAATACGCATTTTGCCAGACTGCAACTTTTAAAGGGGAGGTGATAGATGACAAAATTAGTATTGGATATGGAGTCGCTGCGGGTGATGTGGATGGAGACGGTAAGCCTGATATTGTACTGGCGGATAAAAAGGAAATTGTCTGGTATAAAAATCCGGGAGAAAAAGGAAAATCCTGGATCAGATATGTGATAGCGAAAGATTTGACAGAACATGACAATGTATGTATTGCTGTTAGGGATATTGATGGAGACGGAAAAGTAGAGGTGGCGGCGGGAGCGCAATGGAACCCATCAGAAACAAAAAGTACAAAACAATCAGGAGCAGTGTTTTACCTGAATGCACCTTCCGACCGGACACAACTCTGGGAACCTACCAGGTTACATCATGAAGTAACAATCCACAGGATGCAATGGGTGAAAAAAACAGAAGGGGCCTATCAATTAATTGTGTTGCCATTACATGGGGAAGGTAATTCCAGTGGGGAAGGCGCAGGTGTTAAGCTTATTGCTTTTGACATACCTGAAAATCGCAAGGGGCTTTGGGGATATGAATTACTCGAAACCGGTATGCACATGACGCATAATTTTCAGCCAATGGAAGTTTCCGGAAGATTTCTTGGTCTGGCTGTTGGTGGGAAGGAAGGTGTACAGGTATTTCTCAATGGTGTCGATGGCTGGGCTCCATCGGGAAACTGGATGGTTGCAAATAATGGCATTGGGGAAATCAGGACAGGAAGTCTTGGCAACAATCAATTATTTACTGCCACTATTGAGCCTATGCATGGGAATTCACTTGTCGTTTATTCAAAAGATGGCCGTACTGTTCTTACTGAAAAAATGAAAGAAGGGCATGCACTGGTTTGTGCAGATTTTTTCGGACAGGGACGCGATCAGATCGTAATGGGTTGGCGAAATCCTGATGTTACAGGAGAGACTGGGGTCAGAATATTTGTCGGTTCAGACGGAGAGGGTAAAAAATGGCAGGAATTTACCTTGGACGAAAAAATTAAAATTGCTACCGAAGATTTGACAGCTGCGGATCTGGATGGAGACGGGGATCTGGACGTTATTGCTTCCGGAAGGGCAACACACAATGTTGTTGTTTACTGGAATCAACGCAAAAATTAA
- a CDS encoding SDR family NAD(P)-dependent oxidoreductase, whose protein sequence is MNTQLFNNQVAIVTGAGQGIGFEIAKQLSVQGAGVILNDFDDALAIKAATEIRNKGGECIAFSGDASQPDIIDGMVEEAIRCFGKLTITVANAGITLFGDFFEYPLESLRKVLDLNLIGSFMLTQAAAKQMRAQKSGGRILLMSSVVGHQAHQFLGAYAMTKAGLEMLAKNLVLELSPYGITINTVAPGATLTERTLTEDPSYPKTWSAITPMGRPAICEDIANAALFLLSPHSGHITGQSLVVDGGWTSVSPLPDLSNMNVS, encoded by the coding sequence ATGAATACCCAATTATTTAATAATCAGGTTGCTATTGTAACCGGAGCAGGACAGGGAATTGGTTTTGAAATAGCAAAACAGCTATCTGTACAGGGAGCAGGAGTTATTTTAAATGATTTCGACGATGCTCTTGCCATCAAGGCTGCAACTGAAATCCGCAATAAAGGCGGAGAATGTATTGCCTTTTCAGGAGACGCATCCCAACCGGATATTATTGACGGGATGGTGGAAGAAGCAATCCGCTGTTTTGGAAAACTAACTATAACCGTTGCAAATGCAGGAATTACACTTTTTGGGGATTTCTTTGAGTATCCGCTGGAAAGCCTCAGAAAGGTTTTAGACTTGAACCTGATTGGCTCGTTCATGCTTACCCAGGCAGCGGCAAAACAAATGAGAGCACAAAAATCCGGTGGAAGAATTTTATTAATGTCATCGGTGGTAGGTCATCAGGCACATCAGTTTTTAGGTGCGTATGCTATGACAAAAGCCGGATTAGAAATGCTGGCAAAAAACCTTGTTCTGGAATTATCTCCGTATGGAATTACCATTAATACCGTAGCACCCGGCGCCACGCTTACCGAAAGAACTTTAACAGAAGATCCATCTTACCCTAAAACCTGGTCAGCGATCACACCAATGGGCAGGCCGGCAATTTGTGAAGACATTGCTAACGCAGCTTTATTCCTCCTTTCGCCACATTCAGGGCATATAACTGGTCAGAGCCTTGTTGTAGACGGCGGCTGGACATCTGTAAGTCCTTTACCCGACCTTAGCAATATGAATGTAAGCTGA